One part of the Gammaproteobacteria bacterium genome encodes these proteins:
- a CDS encoding RimK/LysX family protein, whose translation MSLTLGIGVWAGYLLRGGHVIHATEPFVIAEGPITFVARLDTGAAISSINARDITVNGADESHPRRDIGKPIHFTLVNEKDESVTLDSTVSDVKSVRTGDCREWRYHVYLTLIFHGRKERLLVNLNDRSAFAEKMLVGRDFLGHGYAVQVGDP comes from the coding sequence TTGAGTCTGACCCTCGGCATCGGCGTATGGGCCGGATATCTTTTGCGCGGCGGCCATGTCATCCATGCGACAGAACCCTTTGTCATCGCCGAGGGACCAATCACATTCGTGGCGAGGCTGGATACCGGCGCGGCAATCTCCTCCATCAATGCCCGCGACATTACAGTGAACGGGGCCGATGAGTCCCATCCGCGACGTGACATCGGCAAACCAATCCACTTCACGTTGGTCAATGAAAAGGATGAATCGGTGACCTTGGACTCAACGGTATCCGATGTCAAAAGCGTGCGCACCGGCGATTGCCGCGAGTGGCGTTATCACGTTTACTTGACGCTGATCTTCCATGGACGCAAGGAACGCCTCTTGGTCAATCTCAATGATCGCAGCGCCTTCGCCGAGAAAATGCTGGTGGGTCGGGATTTTCTCGGGCACGGTTACGCCGTCCAAGTGGGCGATCCCTGA
- the ttcA gene encoding tRNA 2-thiocytidine(32) synthetase TtcA: MHASSIPSSRDDRKDRLELNKLAKRLRRFVGRAIEDYQMIEPGDRVMVCMSGGKDSYTLLDILLSLQRSAPVDFELIAVNLDQKQPGFPVHVLPDYLSARGVPYHILNEDTYSIVKRVVPEGKTTCGLCSRLRRGILYRHAKSSGMTKIALGHHRDDIIETLFLNLFFGGRMKAMPPKLLSDDGAHIVIRPLAYCPERDIETYAVLQGFPIIPCNLCGSQENLQRRQIKSMLQEWEKKWPGRLNNIFSALQTVNPSHLADKNLFDFAGMGTRDGVYKSWLIHDGK, translated from the coding sequence ATGCACGCCTCCTCAATTCCATCTTCGCGCGACGACAGGAAAGACCGGCTTGAATTAAACAAGCTGGCCAAACGCCTGCGGCGCTTTGTGGGACGCGCCATCGAGGACTACCAGATGATCGAGCCCGGAGATCGGGTCATGGTCTGCATGTCCGGAGGCAAGGATTCCTACACGCTGCTGGACATCCTGCTCAGCCTTCAGCGCAGTGCACCGGTGGATTTCGAACTCATTGCCGTCAATCTGGACCAGAAGCAGCCGGGATTTCCGGTACACGTGTTGCCCGATTATCTGTCCGCCCGCGGCGTGCCTTATCACATTTTGAATGAGGACACCTATAGCATCGTCAAACGTGTAGTGCCGGAGGGTAAGACCACCTGCGGGTTATGTTCCCGGCTGCGGCGCGGCATCCTCTACCGGCATGCCAAGTCCTCCGGCATGACCAAGATCGCGCTGGGCCATCATCGCGACGATATCATTGAGACGCTGTTTCTCAACCTGTTCTTCGGCGGGCGGATGAAGGCCATGCCGCCGAAGCTGCTCTCCGATGACGGCGCGCATATTGTCATCCGGCCGCTGGCCTACTGCCCGGAAAGAGACATTGAAACATATGCCGTACTGCAAGGCTTTCCGATTATTCCCTGCAATCTTTGCGGCAGCCAGGAAAACCTGCAACGCCGGCAAATCAAATCCATGCTGCAGGAATGGGAAAAGAAATGGCCGGGGCGTTTGAACAATATTTTTTCTGCATTGCAGACTGTCAATCCATCGCATCTTGCCGATAAAAATCTTTTCGATTTCGCCGGGATGGGAACGAGGGATGGAGTATACAAATCCTGGCTCATTCATGACGGTAAATGA
- a CDS encoding aspartate carbamoyltransferase catalytic subunit produces MKKERDLQINAHGRLQHFLTIEGLPRELLIEILDRAEGFAGIGGRAVKKVPLLRGKTIVNLFFEPSTRTRTTFELAAKRLSADVLNLNIESSSAKKGETLLDTLRNLEAMHCDMFVVRHHLSGAAHFIARHVTPHISVINGGDGRHAHPTQAMLDAYTIRRHKRDFTRLKVAVVGDILHSRVARSEIHALKTLGVPEVRVVGPRTLIPAGVETLGVRVFHDIETGLRDVDVIVMLRLQTERMRGALLPGAAEYFHLYGLTPARLKLAHPDAIVMHPGPINRGVEIDSQVADGVRSVILQQVSHGIAVRMAVMAMTAGSQAN; encoded by the coding sequence ATGAAGAAGGAACGCGACCTCCAGATCAATGCCCACGGCCGTCTCCAGCATTTTTTAACCATCGAAGGTTTGCCTCGCGAACTGCTGATCGAGATCCTGGATCGGGCGGAAGGTTTTGCCGGTATCGGCGGACGGGCGGTGAAGAAAGTTCCCCTCCTGCGCGGCAAGACCATAGTCAACCTGTTCTTCGAACCCAGTACGCGCACGCGCACCACCTTCGAGCTGGCGGCCAAGCGCCTGTCCGCCGACGTGCTGAACCTCAACATCGAGAGTTCCTCGGCCAAAAAGGGCGAGACGCTGCTGGACACGCTGCGTAATCTGGAGGCCATGCACTGCGACATGTTCGTGGTGCGGCATCACCTGAGCGGGGCCGCCCATTTCATCGCCCGTCACGTAACGCCGCACATCAGTGTCATCAATGGCGGCGATGGGCGGCATGCACATCCAACGCAGGCGATGCTCGACGCCTATACCATCCGCCGCCACAAGCGCGACTTCACGCGGCTCAAGGTCGCCGTCGTCGGCGATATCTTGCACTCGCGCGTCGCGCGATCAGAAATTCACGCGCTCAAAACACTGGGTGTGCCGGAAGTACGCGTCGTTGGTCCGCGCACGCTGATCCCCGCCGGCGTCGAGACGCTCGGTGTGCGCGTGTTCCATGACATCGAGACGGGCTTGCGCGATGTCGACGTGATCGTGATGCTGCGGTTGCAGACCGAGCGCATGCGCGGGGCGCTGCTACCTGGCGCCGCGGAATACTTCCATCTGTATGGCTTGACGCCGGCACGGTTGAAGCTCGCCCATCCGGACGCCATTGTCATGCACCCGGGGCCCATCAACCGCGGGGTGGAAATCGATTCGCAGGTGGCCGACGGTGTCCGCTCGGTAATCCTGCAACAGGTCAGCCATGGTATTGCCGTGCGCATGGCGGTGATGGCGATGACCGCCGGCAGCCAGGCGAACTAA
- a CDS encoding dihydroorotase, with protein sequence MNLHIKNGRIIDPANEIDAVADLYIADGRIAAVGRAPRDFRAAEVIDAKKFIVSPGWVDLSARLREPGQDQKATIAGETRAAAAGGVTTLCCPPDTRPVIDTPAVVELIHQRAAQSGRARVVCLGALTQELKGEVLAAMHSLKRAGCVGVSNAMAPMVNTEVLRRALEYARTCDLTVFLHAEDAWLAGQGCIHEGAFSTRLGLPGIPETAETVAVARDLLLIEHTGARAHFCRLSTARAAMLVAEAMRRGLPVTTDVSVQHLFHTDAETAGFNSAYHVRPPFRSPLDRDGLRKALRAGVISAVCSDHQPQDQDAQRQPFAATEPGISALETWLPLMLRLVRDKVLDLPAAVAACTIKPARILGSPAGTLTAGASADVCIFDPQEDWVVAEDTLLSTGKNTPLLGEHVQGRVRVTLLGGKVIHRAARSSPSRSWRRSARKRPSGE encoded by the coding sequence GTGAACCTGCACATCAAAAATGGCCGTATTATCGACCCCGCCAACGAGATCGACGCGGTGGCGGATCTGTACATCGCCGACGGACGGATCGCCGCCGTTGGCCGTGCACCGCGGGATTTCCGCGCTGCGGAGGTCATCGACGCGAAGAAATTCATCGTCTCCCCCGGCTGGGTGGATTTGAGCGCTCGCCTGCGCGAACCGGGCCAGGATCAGAAAGCCACCATCGCTGGCGAAACCCGGGCGGCCGCGGCCGGCGGCGTGACCACGTTGTGCTGTCCGCCCGATACCCGCCCGGTAATTGACACACCGGCGGTGGTGGAACTCATCCACCAGCGGGCGGCCCAGTCGGGCCGAGCGCGCGTGGTCTGCCTGGGCGCGCTCACCCAAGAACTCAAGGGTGAAGTGCTGGCGGCCATGCACAGCCTGAAACGAGCCGGCTGTGTGGGTGTCAGCAATGCCATGGCGCCGATGGTCAATACCGAGGTGTTGCGCCGGGCATTGGAATACGCCCGCACCTGTGACCTGACCGTGTTCCTGCATGCGGAGGACGCCTGGCTGGCCGGACAAGGGTGCATCCATGAAGGCGCGTTCAGCACCCGGTTGGGCCTGCCGGGCATTCCCGAAACCGCCGAGACCGTGGCGGTTGCCCGCGATCTGCTCTTGATCGAACATACCGGCGCCCGTGCTCATTTCTGCCGTTTGTCCACCGCCCGCGCCGCCATGCTGGTGGCCGAGGCCATGCGTCGCGGTCTGCCGGTCACCACCGATGTGAGCGTGCAGCACTTGTTCCACACCGACGCCGAGACCGCGGGGTTTAACAGTGCTTATCACGTGCGGCCGCCGTTTCGATCCCCGCTTGACCGCGATGGCTTGCGCAAGGCGTTGCGGGCGGGTGTGATCAGCGCCGTCTGCTCGGATCACCAACCCCAGGATCAAGATGCGCAGCGCCAGCCCTTTGCGGCCACCGAACCGGGCATCTCGGCGTTGGAGACCTGGCTGCCGTTGATGCTGCGGCTGGTTCGCGACAAGGTCCTCGACCTTCCCGCTGCCGTCGCCGCCTGTACCATCAAGCCGGCGCGGATATTGGGCTCCCCCGCCGGAACACTGACGGCGGGTGCCAGTGCGGATGTGTGTATTTTTGATCCACAGGAGGACTGGGTTGTCGCGGAGGACACCTTGCTCAGCACGGGAAAAAATACCCCGCTTCTCGGCGAGCACGTGCAGGGCCGGGTACGTGTAACCCTGCTGGGCGGAAAGGTGATCCATCGCGCAGCCCGTTCATCGCCATCCCGATCATGGCGGCGATCCGCACGAAAACGACCTTCCGGGGAATAA
- a CDS encoding TonB family protein, with product MITPGDRLGLTLCLALLLHAMFVFGVAFKPAAGKTTRYNMMEIVLVQSRSETPPPDADRLAQANHLGGGESEENARPATPFRAVLPATFGPLPPASAASPVRVISTKPLTPPAHISPPPTFATAHELIAEVPAPQPVSPTKPKLKPIKKIEKTTQEEITREVAQEKKPVEEQTVAQASPPAPVPTAATLVARSFAIASLDAEIEERENAIAKRPRRKFISASTREYKYAAYMEAWRAKVERVGNLNYPDEARRKKLSGSLILDVALNSDGSINEISVRRPSGQAVLDDAAIRIVRMAAPYAPFPEDFVKEVDILHITRTWQFQSSEHFAAQ from the coding sequence ATGATAACGCCGGGTGACCGTCTGGGTCTCACCCTCTGTCTGGCCTTACTTCTGCATGCGATGTTTGTTTTTGGCGTCGCCTTCAAGCCGGCGGCGGGCAAAACCACGCGCTACAACATGATGGAGATCGTGCTGGTGCAGAGCCGCTCCGAGACGCCACCCCCGGACGCCGATCGACTGGCCCAAGCCAATCATCTCGGCGGTGGAGAATCGGAAGAAAACGCCCGTCCCGCCACGCCGTTTCGCGCCGTGCTGCCCGCCACCTTTGGCCCCCTCCCGCCGGCATCAGCGGCGTCCCCCGTCCGCGTGATCAGCACCAAGCCGCTGACTCCGCCTGCGCACATATCACCGCCGCCGACATTCGCAACTGCACATGAACTTATTGCCGAGGTTCCAGCACCGCAGCCGGTGAGTCCGACGAAACCGAAGCTGAAACCAATTAAAAAGATCGAAAAGACCACTCAGGAAGAAATAACCCGGGAAGTCGCACAAGAGAAAAAGCCGGTGGAGGAACAAACCGTCGCACAAGCGTCACCGCCTGCACCCGTGCCGACGGCGGCGACCCTCGTGGCGAGGAGCTTCGCCATCGCCAGCCTCGATGCGGAGATCGAGGAACGCGAAAATGCCATCGCCAAGCGCCCGCGGCGCAAGTTCATTTCCGCCAGCACGCGTGAATACAAATATGCCGCCTATATGGAGGCCTGGCGCGCCAAGGTCGAACGCGTGGGCAACCTCAACTATCCGGACGAGGCCCGGCGCAAAAAACTTTCCGGCAGCCTGATCCTGGATGTCGCGTTGAACTCGGACGGCTCCATCAATGAAATCAGCGTGCGGCGCCCCTCCGGCCAGGCCGTGCTCGACGACGCCGCAATCCGTATCGTCAGAATGGCCGCACCCTACGCGCCGTTCCCGGAGGATTTCGTCAAGGAAGTCGACATCCTGCACATCACCCGAACCTGGCAGTTCCAGAGCAGCGAGCATTTTGCCGCGCAGTGA
- the pyrR gene encoding bifunctional pyr operon transcriptional regulator/uracil phosphoribosyltransferase PyrR: MLTGMAADLRAFLKSNGRHPVAVIGVRTGGVWIADALRRHLNIHEPPGALNIAYHRDDFERVGIHPTVEPSNLPFTITDRHILLVDDILYTGRTVRAALNEIFDYGRPASVTLAVLVDRGGRELPIRADIAGMSLSLKPREHVKLLGPDPLRLSLMKSTKTA; encoded by the coding sequence ATGCTGACCGGCATGGCTGCAGATCTGCGCGCATTTCTGAAATCCAACGGTCGGCACCCCGTCGCGGTCATCGGCGTGCGCACCGGCGGGGTGTGGATCGCCGATGCCCTGCGGCGTCATCTCAATATCCACGAACCGCCAGGCGCGCTGAACATTGCCTATCACCGCGACGATTTCGAGCGCGTGGGGATCCATCCCACCGTCGAGCCCTCCAATTTGCCCTTCACGATCACCGACCGTCACATCCTGCTGGTGGACGACATCCTTTACACCGGCCGCACCGTGCGCGCGGCCCTGAACGAGATCTTCGATTATGGTCGGCCGGCCAGCGTGACGCTCGCCGTACTGGTGGATCGCGGCGGACGGGAACTGCCCATCCGGGCGGATATCGCAGGCATGTCGTTATCACTCAAGCCCAGGGAACATGTTAAACTGCTTGGCCCAGACCCACTGCGATTGAGTCTGATGAAGAGTACCAAGACGGCATGA
- a CDS encoding VTT domain-containing protein, with translation MCKRLLVLCGLLLIWGSAWYFDLGQVLRLEALQARLYEWQMFYASHPWLTIGGYILLFIVLTGASLPFAGVLALLAGALFGRWVGLLTVMSSAAAGATIAFLSARYWLRDWVRVRLAHHYQRLDAGFRQEGWVFLLTMRLIAFPFWILNLVMGLTSMDVFTFCAVSLIGLLPVMFILVSAGTELAQIHNLRDVLSPGLLGLLGLLALVILLMRFFAPSLVRWRQR, from the coding sequence ATGTGCAAACGTCTCCTGGTGTTATGTGGGTTGCTCCTGATTTGGGGATCGGCTTGGTATTTTGACCTGGGCCAAGTGCTGCGCCTGGAAGCGCTGCAGGCACGGCTGTATGAATGGCAAATGTTCTATGCCAGCCATCCCTGGCTGACCATTGGCGGCTATATACTGCTATTCATCGTCCTCACCGGTGCCTCGTTGCCGTTCGCGGGTGTGCTGGCGCTGCTGGCAGGCGCTTTATTCGGCCGGTGGGTGGGTTTGCTTACCGTCATGTCCTCCGCAGCTGCCGGTGCCACCATCGCTTTTCTGAGCGCCCGCTACTGGCTGCGCGACTGGGTGCGCGTCCGCCTGGCACATCATTACCAGAGGCTGGATGCCGGCTTCCGGCAGGAGGGTTGGGTTTTTTTACTGACCATGCGTTTGATCGCGTTTCCGTTCTGGATTCTCAACCTGGTCATGGGCCTGACATCTATGGATGTCTTCACATTTTGCGCGGTCAGTCTCATCGGCTTGCTGCCAGTCATGTTCATCCTGGTCAGCGCCGGGACAGAACTGGCGCAGATCCACAACCTGCGAGACGTACTGTCGCCTGGATTACTGGGGTTGCTGGGCCTGCTTGCCCTGGTGATATTGCTGATGCGTTTCTTTGCACCTTCGCTGGTGCGCTGGCGACAGCGATAA
- a CDS encoding YqgE/AlgH family protein, which translates to MEALNLTNQFLIAMPTLADPNFSQTVTYICAHSEEGAMGIVINRPMNIALGEVFSQMKMATADPQINSRLVFNGGPVQPDRGFVLHRPMGTWSSNLQVSTEIGVATSRDILEAISKGEGPADALVALGYAGWGAGQLEREMLDNSWLSAPANQDILFRLSPEDRWQAAVALLGIRADSLSTEAGHA; encoded by the coding sequence ATGGAAGCGTTGAATTTGACCAACCAATTTTTGATTGCCATGCCGACGCTGGCGGACCCGAATTTCAGCCAGACCGTGACGTATATCTGCGCCCATAGTGAAGAGGGCGCCATGGGCATTGTCATCAACCGGCCGATGAACATCGCTCTGGGCGAAGTTTTCTCACAGATGAAAATGGCGACCGCCGATCCACAAATCAACAGCCGGCTGGTGTTCAACGGGGGGCCGGTGCAGCCTGATCGTGGTTTCGTGCTGCATCGTCCCATGGGGACATGGAGTTCCAATTTACAAGTCAGCACGGAGATTGGCGTTGCCACCTCGCGCGATATTCTGGAGGCCATCTCCAAGGGCGAGGGGCCGGCGGATGCGCTGGTGGCGTTGGGCTATGCCGGTTGGGGTGCGGGTCAGTTGGAACGCGAAATGCTGGACAACTCCTGGCTCAGCGCGCCGGCAAACCAGGACATATTATTCCGCCTGTCGCCTGAGGATCGCTGGCAGGCCGCCGTCGCCCTGCTCGGCATACGGGCCGATAGTTTATCCACCGAGGCCGGCCATGCATGA
- a CDS encoding Crp/Fnr family transcriptional regulator, with protein sequence MNTARIRLLQNMPIFGGINADILSYLLQFTRIVKQPAGAYYFRERDPGDSMFVLEEGEIDIVKSWKDSTYLLRKLGVGDCFGILTLLDLGPRSGSAIARQPCSAIEISSANMYEIYKKDPEQYTLLLMNLGREVSRRLREADTQLFKTLVEPESAVRDWIAADRYIDPVDTPL encoded by the coding sequence GTGAACACCGCCCGTATACGCCTGTTGCAAAATATGCCGATCTTTGGCGGCATTAACGCCGACATTCTGAGCTACTTGTTGCAATTTACCCGCATCGTCAAGCAACCTGCGGGCGCCTATTACTTCCGCGAGCGGGATCCGGGCGATTCCATGTTTGTATTGGAAGAAGGCGAGATCGACATCGTCAAGAGCTGGAAGGACAGCACTTATCTATTGCGCAAACTGGGCGTCGGCGATTGTTTCGGAATTCTGACTCTGCTCGATTTGGGGCCCCGCAGCGGTTCAGCGATTGCCCGCCAACCGTGTTCGGCAATCGAAATCTCCAGCGCCAACATGTATGAGATTTACAAGAAGGATCCGGAACAGTACACGCTACTGCTGATGAATCTGGGCCGGGAAGTCAGTCGCCGGTTACGCGAGGCCGATACGCAATTGTTCAAGACGCTGGTGGAGCCGGAAAGCGCGGTTCGTGACTGGATTGCGGCAGATCGTTACATTGACCCCGTGGATACGCCTTTATAG
- the ruvX gene encoding Holliday junction resolvase RuvX, with product MNGAVLTVMGFDYGTRRIGVAVGQTLTRTASPLRSVPVHARRPDWDRITAWVSEYQPQKFIVGLPLSHDERPHPLTDQVKRFSRQLTDRFRLPVEFIDERLSSHEAVGAAADIDAEAARIILESWLREHDARSPASSAHT from the coding sequence ATGAATGGGGCGGTATTAACAGTCATGGGCTTCGACTACGGTACGCGGCGCATCGGCGTGGCAGTGGGGCAGACCCTGACGCGAACGGCGAGCCCGCTGCGCAGCGTTCCCGTGCACGCCCGGCGCCCTGATTGGGATCGGATCACGGCATGGGTGAGTGAATATCAGCCGCAGAAGTTTATTGTGGGCCTGCCCCTGAGTCACGATGAACGCCCGCATCCCCTGACCGATCAAGTCAAACGCTTCAGCCGCCAGCTTACGGATCGCTTCCGCTTGCCCGTGGAATTCATTGATGAGCGCCTGTCGTCGCATGAGGCGGTGGGCGCTGCCGCGGACATCGACGCCGAAGCGGCGCGGATCATCCTGGAGTCGTGGCTGCGGGAACACGACGCCCGCTCGCCCGCATCTTCCGCGCACACATGA